In a genomic window of Deltaproteobacteria bacterium:
- the atpF gene encoding F0F1 ATP synthase subunit B, with translation MWWDLLWKVVNFAVLVFLLYKVLKRPLGSYLESRQESIKRALEEAERAKGEGEKRYREYEERLKGLDQETERLRQALVKEGEKEKEKIIQEAKIMAEKIKEQARISAEQELKMAKLRLKEEMAAMTVQLAEDLLKKHLQPIDHERLVDEYIERVRRLH, from the coding sequence ATGTGGTGGGATCTGTTGTGGAAGGTGGTCAACTTTGCGGTACTGGTCTTCCTCCTCTATAAGGTGCTGAAAAGGCCCTTGGGCTCCTATCTGGAGAGCAGGCAGGAGTCGATCAAAAGGGCCTTGGAAGAGGCCGAGAGGGCCAAAGGGGAGGGGGAGAAGAGATATCGAGAATATGAGGAGAGGCTAAAAGGATTGGATCAGGAGACTGAACGGCTCCGCCAGGCATTGGTAAAGGAGGGGGAAAAGGAGAAGGAGAAGATCATCCAGGAGGCCAAGATAATGGCTGAGAAGATTAAGGAACAGGCCCGCATCAGCGCCGAACAAGAGCTGAAGATGGCCAAATTGAGGTTGAAGGAGGAGATGGCTGCCATGACAGTGCAGCTGGCCGAAGACCTGTTGAAAAAGCACCTGCAACCGATTGACCATGAGCGATTGGTAGACGAATATATAGAGCGGGTAAGGAGGTTGCATTGA
- a CDS encoding ATP synthase F0 subunit B yields MININNSLFIQAGLFIILMLILNKILFQPVLRFLEERRAKIQGDEEEANRLHEEAEHRRLQFEEGLNKGRLQALEEKGRIQNAGAQEGSLMLGKIQKEIEEEIPKIKAQIEVESKQVLAELERGRGDMAKEIAEKILGRSLQ; encoded by the coding sequence GTGATCAACATCAATAACAGTCTGTTTATCCAGGCTGGCCTTTTCATCATCCTGATGCTCATCTTGAACAAAATCTTATTCCAGCCAGTCCTGAGGTTTCTAGAGGAACGCCGGGCCAAGATCCAGGGGGATGAGGAGGAGGCTAACAGGCTCCATGAGGAGGCAGAGCACAGGCGCCTCCAGTTTGAGGAGGGGCTGAACAAGGGAAGGCTTCAGGCCCTGGAGGAGAAGGGGCGTATCCAGAATGCAGGGGCACAAGAGGGGAGTCTGATGCTGGGAAAGATCCAAAAGGAGATAGAAGAAGAAATTCCCAAGATAAAGGCCCAGATCGAGGTGGAGAGCAAGCAGGTCCTCGCCGAACTGGAGAGGGGACGGGGGGACATGGCAAAGGAGATAGCCGAGAAGATCCTGGGCAGAAGCCTTCAGTAA
- the atpH gene encoding ATP synthase F1 subunit delta, translated as MINKKIARRYAKALMNIGQQDGKYERYWEELDAFTSLFQGEEELREVLINPTFGIPRRQAIIKEIGNRLGLSPITTNFLHILVDKNRMRYLPDIASIYQELVDEAAGRARVLLVTAYDLSEDKLQELTQGLEGLVGKKVIMEVERNPSLIGGVVAKIGGMIYDGSVKTQLERFKETLAKG; from the coding sequence TTGATCAACAAAAAGATCGCCCGGAGGTATGCCAAGGCCCTGATGAATATCGGGCAGCAGGATGGCAAATACGAAAGGTATTGGGAAGAACTCGATGCCTTCACCTCCCTCTTCCAGGGGGAGGAGGAGTTGAGGGAGGTCTTGATCAACCCCACCTTCGGCATCCCCCGACGCCAGGCCATCATCAAGGAGATAGGAAATAGGTTGGGTCTGAGTCCCATCACCACCAATTTTCTTCACATCCTGGTGGATAAGAACCGGATGAGATACCTGCCGGACATCGCCTCCATATACCAAGAGCTGGTGGACGAGGCCGCTGGCAGGGCACGGGTCCTCCTGGTCACCGCTTATGACCTCTCCGAGGATAAATTGCAGGAGTTGACCCAAGGGTTGGAGGGGTTGGTAGGGAAAAAGGTGATCATGGAGGTAGAGAGGAATCCCTCCCTCATCGGGGGGGTGGTAGCGAAGATCGGAGGAATGATATATGATGGAAGTGTCAAGACCCAATTGGAGAGATTTAAAGAAACCTTAGCAAAGGGGTGA